The stretch of DNA GGACAGCGCAGCGCCCCCGGATTTCGACACTTTGACAGGAAAGCCAAAAGGAGGAGATGGAGAGGGGTGACCTGACCTGGGGAGTTTagtggagctgctgctgctgcctccgCCCCAGCTCGGTGATCGCCGAAGAAGGAAGCCACGGCCGCCGTCGCCGGAGCCGAAAAGCCCtcgattttttcttttttgaacattgatttttcttctctttttttttggggaaGATGGTCATGTCATTATTGGAACAGAGAGAGATACATAATAACTGGGCTGAAAAGTTAATCGGGCAGGCCCTATGCGTATTGTGCATCATACGTAAATGAGGCTCATTACAGCCTAGTGAGGCCCTAGCCTGACAAATGGGTTTCTTCCCTTCGGAACTGGCCCTACCCAGGGCCCAAGCCCAACAAATGAGGTTTGTTGTAACTCCAACTTTTCATCGATCAATTCACCATAGACAGGGATTAAAGATGGCAACGGGCATGCGAAATTTGACTACCCGATGGATTTTACCCGATGACAAGGTAAGAATGGGAAGAATTCTTCACCTACTGATATATTAATAAGTAAAAATCTCTACCATCAGGTACGCAGGTATGTGTATGGGAACATGCTTTCCACAGCCGAGTACCTACCTACGGAGAATTTATATCCACCTTGGCAACACATATTTATTCATTAATTACTATGAAATACACATATATCTGATATATCTATGACTATTATACTTATAATTAGTGTAGTTTTTGTTTCTATGTTATAATTGTTGATTTCTATTGACAAAGAATTGATGATATATGATTTATATTCATGTTGTTTTGGTGCGTGCACTGACAGTGACAGTGTGGGCGGCCGCATGTGCGGGTGTGCTCGATGGTGCGTGCACGAACAGATGCTGCAGTAGTGCCAGTGTGGTGTGTGGGCGGTTGAAACGACGTGGGCGACGGCCCCTAAGACCATCCGTCCCTCTCGGCGTCTTCAGCAATAGTATAGTATTGCACTTGCACGCATATATAAGATCTATTTGATCTCGCCTTTGCCTCCACGTTGTTTCACAACAAAAcgtttccttttctttgtttgatTTCTTTTTCCTTCTTTGTTTCTTTATTATCTCTTGCAAGCACGTACGTACTATCACTTTCTCGTCTCTATTTCTTGTTGTTTCACAGTTCACTCGTATCGTTTTCATTTTCTGGCTTATTtcgttttcctttttgtttctattttatcttttaaattTGGACTCGTAACGTGTTGTACTTGAACTCTATCTCATGTCTTTGCTTTCCATATCTAAAATGAATATTCACAATTAACtcattatctttttttttcttattataTTTTAGATTCGGACTCCATATCACACTAGGCAAAAGCTATTCTAACTTGTATAAACATGAATAATAAATCCGGCAGAAAAAACTCTGCATTGTCCGGTAGTTAGAGCGATACAAACCAAAAAaatggatggatgaaaaaaagaTCTAAAATTTTGCATCTTTATTATTATCAGGTATAGAAATGTAATTGCCGACGGTCTAAAGTTTTAAGCCATTCTAACTATTTTCCACACTCTTCATATTAGTGAGTGAGTCTTATTAGCATCAGAGGTACATCATACATAGCGCAACTATACGTCTCCATACACAGTGAGCCCTCGAATATGGACAAAATACCTTGCCATCATGGCCCACCATCGTGGCACCTCAAACTTCCAAAAGGAATCTCTTTTGCCTACTCCCCATGTCCCATAAAAAGAATCACTATAGGACTCGGTCAACTTTCTTGTGACTCCATTTGAGTGATATATCTAGTTAAAAATATTTTACTTCTCGAGAAGTGAAAATGACATTTTTTTATTGTAAGAAGTAGAAAATATTAATAGATATATAcgacaatattttttttatattctcTCTCTTAATATACATTAAAATTATACTAGTATTTTTTGTTGTAATATGTTAGGGGGGCATGGCCCCTACTAGCACCCCTAGCTCTGCCCCTGCTCCACGGCACCTCTTACTCCCATGGGAGCGGTCTGTTCTAGAATGGACCTAACTGCCATCCATCATATCCTATTTACAACACATTACAAAGATGATGAAGGGAGCAATGTGGTAAAATAAATGAGTGCATTCTGGTTCCAATCTTTCTGTCTTGTATGATTTGTGAAATTGGCATCACATTCTCCATTCTGCAGCTATCTTTTCAAGAATGGACATAGTAGACGAGGaaaatgttggatgctaaggcaACAATCGATTGTTACATTCAAGTGGGCATGTGTttcttgttcatgaaaagcCCTTTATAGCCCTAAGATATATCACTCAAATATAGTTGTAGAGAGTGGGATAGTTTGGTTTATTCCATCTAGCTAAAACAAAAGGAACACTTCGATGTAGCTGATTCTTCTTGTTGATGTGGGGACTTCTTTCCTTGTGTTTGTTTCATAGTTTGTCGATGTAGGGACAATGGTTGCACCGACTGTATTCGCCAGAAGCTTGTGCTACCTTATGTGTGACCAAACCTGATGCTACCATCTATGATGCAATGCAAGCACAAATCATTTACCATGGGCATACTGAACGAGGCATCACAACTAGAAGCACAAATCCTCTACCATGGGCATACTGAACGAGGCATCACAACTAGAAGAGAAGAGACAAAAGGGCACAAAAGTTTCTTGAATGACATCATTAGCTAAGAGAAGGGGCAGATCCAATACACAAGGAGAGGGGGCACGTGCCCCCTTAAATTTTGGTTTCCAAATATGTATTTTTTAATATAGCTATAGAGGTCCATTAGTAACACTCAAAATTTGTGCTAGTTTCACCCCTATTTCCCACTCTAGAAAAAGTGCTTAGGGCCACTTTGGATTGTAGGATAGGTAAAGTATATGAATAGGAAAAACTCAAGAAATAAGATTACATACTTCTCTAGTCCTATgggaattaaaaaaaaaaagaaaagtgaaTGAGATGTCCTTTGGTTGGAGCTCAGGTGAAACAAAGGAACTAGCTAATGTTTCAGGTTTTTTAAATCTAAActgctacactcatgagcatTTAAAGCAGATCGACGTCACCTGGCTGCATCTGGTGGCCGGTCCTATGACCCAAAACAACCCTTTAGTCCTCATCAGAAGAGACTCCAAAAAATCAACACGTGAACCAATGTGGCTGATGCATGCGCCATTTCTTTCATGCCATGAAAGTTTCCAAGAGCTCATCTCATACATTTTTCCTACGGAATTCAGCTATAGGACTCCAATCCTATGGAATACCTATTTTCTTGGCTTTTCCTATGAACCAAATACTAGGAAAGGAAAAATCCCTTAGGAATCTAAATCCTATGTAACCACTCAGCAACTTTATATGTCTGTTGTGATAGTCTTGTACTTAATTAACTACTTCTCCTCAATCTTATCTCTATTTGTCCTTGATGGACCACATATATAAAGAACATATATATGTACTTAATTTCCCTGTTAAATTCTACCAACATTGCTGGGAAATCATCAAAGAGGACCTTCTAAGACTCTTTTAGGATTTTCATGATTTGAAGTTAGAAATTGGTAGATTCAATTATAGAATCATCACCCTTCTCCCAAAGATTAAAAATGCCAATAAAATCTAATAGTACATACCTATTTGTCTGTTGAATGTGATTTAATAAGATCTTCACCAAACAAAAGTAAACTATCAATCACCTTGGACCTTGCTAGTAAAAATAAAGACACTATGAAAAATGTGTTGTCAAAATGCGTGAAGTCTCGTTTGTgaagaaaaatgaaaatgtgtTGTCAAAATGCGTGAATCAGCCAGCTAACATCGCTTCCACGAGCACGatgaagagtgaagaggaggcaaGGGCGATGTATACAATCTTAAATACAATCTTTGATACATTTACATGTAGTTTAGGCTCGAAGTAATTATACTGAATAGGAAGAAATACATTTAAAGTACCATTAAACTGTATTATTGCCTAAAAGTATAAAAATTTCATCTAAACAAATATATGAAGTAAAAAGGTTGCGTTTGATAATACATCCATGTATTCATGTATGATTTAATGGAAAAAACTTATTTACAATGATCATTgtagtaattaattattttaaatGAGAAAACAAATAAAATCCCTCGTCATCCTTGTTCTAGCAAGTTGCGAAAACCTCATCCTGATTTAGGATATGAGATAGTATATTTGCTCTAGGAGGCTGCGAAATTAAAACCTCGTCCTGGTTTAGGAGAGGGAGAGATCTGTTTTTTTAGGAGAGGTGGCCGGGATAAAAGATGTGAATAGAAGATCTACGACAATTGTTACATTTCTTATTTATTATGGATAGGGGGAGTATAAGAGGTCTGGTGAAGTAGTGTGCATTAGAGCATCTCCTGGAGTTTGGTATAATTTACTTGTTAAACTAATAGATCTAGCAAGCTAATAAAAGAAATAGCAACTTTAAATTTTGGTCTTCTACAACAATAACCTATAATAGCTctctaaaatttaaaaatttatagTAGGGTTCACATATATTTGTTAGTGTTTGGTTTACTAGAGCCGATCATATCTTTTGCTAGAGGGATAGGGAGTTCTCTCCACTTTTCAAACCTATGAGTTGAGGAGGATATttgataactttttatttttaagtaTCTCTTTTACCAAACCGTTGGAGGAGATTTTATCTCTTTTTCTAAAAGATCAAGATAGGAAGTTGTTTTATCAAACTTCTAGAGATGCTCTTATAATTTGCGAACTCTTGTTTGGGTAGGTTCCTATCCACCAGGGTTCAAGTCATTGATTTGATGAAACTCGTACTTTTTTgtatttatttcatgatttaaAAAATACACTATATTTTAGAAAATGAGTGATTAATAATGCACACTTCCCAAAAAAAGTACACTATAATTTAGAAAAGAAGTAATTATTAATACACACCACACCCTAACTATTTGGATGACTATGTTGTCCCGTGCTTCCTTGACTTGGACCAGTTTAATTGTGTGGTTAAACTGAActcagaaaaaaaaaggtacagaaaataaataaaacatcTGATTGAATAACTCTGGTGAATGGGAGGATCGGAAATGCTAGATGACTTGACCGATTTCGAAGGTAGCAAAATGGCCGGTCGTGATATGCTACATGTACCGTACGTAATATGAACTATAGTCCCTATCTAGGAAAATGAGGCGTTTTTGTTGGCGTCTGCTATGTCTATGTGTGCGGAAGGAAGAAAACTATGACCAACCGTTCAAGGGAAATCCCGCCCGAATCTATCTGAAAATTTCCCGATGATGGAGAGCCTGGCTCTAGATGCCGGACCATATTTCAAAGATGCATTTGGTGATGGCGAGGCACGGACTATGGCGGTACTACAAGACTTTAAATCTAGTCAGAATCTTTTGTTTTGCTCTCACAGCTATTAAGATATATAGAATGTTAGAAGTATATGATGTGTTTGATTCTCGTAATATATCTGGCTTGGCTGGCCAGCTAAGCCAGGACAATTCAAACCTATAGCTCCCACAATACAGGAGACAGTTTGTCTGAGCCTAATTTCTCTAGATCATGTTTGGTTGCATGGTTAATTGGAATATAGTCACCTCGTCCTTGAGAAGGTAAACTCATTCACTGGTGCACCCATGGCGAGGAAGGTTGATTGGTTGGTAGGGAAGCAAGCCCAATCCGTCTGGTGAAGGTCGATTCTGTTATAGTGGAAACCGATTCGAcgatggtggtggcggtggaagACAATTCGGCACTACCGGCGGAAGCTAAATCGATGGAGGCGGTGAGGAAGGCCGATTCTGGTGTGGTGGAGCCTGATTTGTCGACGGTGGTGGCTGTGGAAGCCGATTCGGTGTCAAGGATCAGCGGTGTCAAGGACAGAAAGGCTCAACGGTGAAGATAGGCCGCCAGAGATGCAGAGACCATAGTCGAAGATGAGAACCGCCATCAAAGATGCGGGGAGCACCGCCGGAGGCATCGCGGCTCAGCGCAAGAGGGAGGTGATGGGATTCTTGTGGAAAGGCATTGACAgcttgtaagtgcattcgcctcCGATGTAGGTTTTGATAATTgatgacaatcaaattaggaactaacatgtctatcaagtgtaatctataggtgttagttcattgatggaatcaaacaaacacatttAGCTTAAAAATTAAAACAATCTAtaattagaaaaaaaattacGATTAAAAAGATGATGTAATTtgattatttttatattaaatGAGAAAAGCCAAAGAATAAGCAATATCACTACAAGTCATATATCAGATAATATCAAAATTTGCATCTGCAAATaagtatataataaaaatatattttatgtttAATTTAATGATATATATTACTCATAAaaattaatatatttttatatttatttagttaaatttaaaaaaaaattaacttCTCGAAACCAAACCGCACAAGGCGACAAAGACCCGGTCACACCTGAGCCCAGAGAGAGCCGCGTGGCCACCTGCGAGTGGGCCCTCGCCCATCTAGAGATTTCTACCACACTctccactccactccactcTCACTCACTCCACCTGCACTCCTACTTGAGACCGGACCGTCACCGGCGTCCGGCGGCCCGCAGCAAGCAGGAGCAGCGTCCACCGGAGCAAGCGTGCACGCAACAGACGACGCGCCAGCCGCCAAACGGCAGCAGGTCCGGACGTCCGGTCACCTTCCGCGCTCTGCGCTCGCACCCTGACCCACCAACCACCCATGGCGTCCGCGCCTTCCGcccccgcctccgccgccgtcaAGGCCGCGGTCGTCCCCATCCCACCGGTCCACCCGCCATCCTCCGTGGCAGTACTGGCGCGGCGCGCGCCGACGCCGGTGCCGGCCGCCCtgcgcgccctgggcctgggcgGCAACGCGCGGCATGGCGCGGCGCTGGTGGCGTCCGCCGCGCTGGATGACCTGCGCCCGGCCATCGACGAGTACCCCGAGGGCATCCTGTCCGGGGAGTGGCCCGGCAACTTCTCCCTCCTCAGCTACGCCGACCTCCGCGCCTACCTCGAGTCCCGGATCGTCACCTCCGACCAGGTACCCGCCGACTCCTCTCCCTTTTTTCTGTCTCTCTTGATCTGGGACGATTCGGTATGGATTGGTTGTTCTTGGCTGGCAGATGAGCCCGGCGGCAAAGCTCGGGGACGTGATGTCGCGCCCCGTGCAGGTGGCCACGCCGGGGCAGCGCCTCGCGGAGGTCGATGCCATCTTCGCCGCGGAGCAGTTCTCGGGCCTGCCTGTGGTCGACGAGGACGGCAGGTGCGTTGGGGTGATCTCCAAGAAGGACAAGGCCAAGGCGCCCAATGGGGTCGGTTCACTGACTGTTCCTCGTTGCCTGTCACTTCTTTTTATGCCTGTTAATTGCTTAATTGGGATGTTCCTACACATATAGAATTATCAAATCATGAAAAACGGGGATGGAGAACCTAATTGGAGGACCAcaatgttttattttttaaaaaaacccaGGAAACTGTGTGGCCAGCATTTAGCAGAAATACTGTGGATCAATTTTGTAAAAGCATATCATCAATTGGCTCTCTGCAGTTTAGTTTGGCCACATTTTCATCTCGTTTGGTGTCATTCCCTTGCTCGATCGTTCATCGTACTCTTAGTTGTACTCGCTCCATTTTAAAATTGAAGTCGCTCAGacctttttttttcaagatacaTAGCttctactatgtatctagacataataaTGTATatctactatgtatctagacataatactccctccgtctacgaaagagtcaatttctagagttgtcctaagtcaaactttttaaactttgaccaaatttttagaaaaaaatgctaagatttatagtatcaaattagtattattagattcatcatagaatatattttcatataatgtgcattttatattatagatgttgttactcttttctataaagttagtcaaactttaaaaagtttgactggcacggatcctaggaattgattctttcgtggacggagggagtaatgtaTATCTAAGTGTGTAACAAACTTATATATCCAAGAAATGCcagaacgacttacaatttaggatggagcGAGTAGTATGTAATGTAAGCATAACAGCTGAAATACAGCACTACTGTTAGGTTCTGAACTCCTGATTTAATTTCCACTCAGTTTGTTATATAAAACACTACTGAGTTATCTGTTATCTCAACTAACTTGGATGCTAGAGCTACTGTGCTACCTGTTGAGAGCATCTGGGCTGGACCAGAAACATGAATATGGAACCACAAAGTAATCCTTGGGGATATGATCAAAGTCAAGATCAAGGGTTGTCTTGTACATAAACTCTCTTCC from Sorghum bicolor cultivar BTx623 chromosome 8, Sorghum_bicolor_NCBIv3, whole genome shotgun sequence encodes:
- the LOC110429806 gene encoding CBS domain-containing protein CBSX1, chloroplastic-like isoform X1 codes for the protein MASAPSAPASAAVKAAVVPIPPVHPPSSVAVLARRAPTPVPAALRALGLGGNARHGAALVASAALDDLRPAIDEYPEGILSGEWPGNFSLLSYADLRAYLESRIVTSDQMSPAAKLGDVMSRPVQVATPGQRLAEVDAIFAAEQFSGLPVVDEDGRCVGVISKKDKAKAPNGMQMESTVVEVMSSPAITLTPEKTVLEAAALMLKEKVHRIPVVNEQQQVIGIVTRSDVFQALEANNNKA
- the LOC110429806 gene encoding uncharacterized protein LOC110429806 isoform X2 encodes the protein MASAPSAPASAAVKAAVVPIPPVHPPSSVAVLARRAPTPVPAALRALGLGGNARHGAALVASAALDDLRPAIDEYPEGILSGEWPGNFSLLSYADLRAYLESRIVTSDQMSPAAKLGDVMSRPVQVATPGQRLAEVDAIFAAEQFSGLPVVDEDGRCVGVISKKDKAKAPNGMESTVVEVMSSPAITLTPEKTVLEAAALMLKEKVHRIPVVNEQQQVIGIVTRSDVFQALEANNNKA